The Saccharomonospora cyanea NA-134 genome includes a region encoding these proteins:
- a CDS encoding arginine deiminase encodes MTESTSPSSSGLPERLPTRVESEVGPLRTVLVHRPGNELRRLTPRNNDQLLFDSIPWVDRAQEEHDAFATVLRSRGVEVLLLADVLRAALEDPRAHAAGVHAAVDSRRLGDELADVLRSHLSSSTPAALAEALMSGMTFEELPASEGGSLVRRMHHPHDFAVDPLPNLLFTRDSSVWIGDRVAISSLAMPARKRETALVDLVYAYHPRFRGAVRAYGAHSAPVEGGDVLLLAPGVLAVGVGERTTPAGAESLARSVFADDLAHTVLAVPIAQDRATMHLDTVCTMVGPDSVVMYPLARDSLIAYTLTPDEEKGVRVAGPAPFLEAAAEAMGIDRLHVIDTGLDPVTAEREQWDDGNNTLALAPGVVIGYERNIETNERLEDAGIEVVRIAGSELGSGRGGPRCMSCPIARETVPASG; translated from the coding sequence GTGACCGAATCGACTTCCCCCAGCTCCAGCGGCCTTCCCGAGCGCCTCCCCACCCGCGTGGAAAGCGAGGTGGGACCGCTGCGGACGGTGCTGGTACACCGCCCCGGCAACGAACTCCGGCGGCTCACACCGCGCAACAACGACCAGTTGCTGTTCGACTCCATCCCGTGGGTCGACCGGGCACAGGAGGAGCACGACGCCTTCGCCACCGTGCTGCGCAGCCGCGGCGTGGAGGTGTTGCTCCTCGCCGACGTGCTGCGGGCCGCGCTGGAGGACCCGAGGGCTCACGCCGCGGGAGTCCACGCGGCGGTCGACAGCAGGCGACTCGGGGACGAACTCGCGGACGTGCTGCGGTCACACCTGTCGAGTTCGACTCCCGCAGCGCTGGCCGAGGCGCTCATGTCGGGCATGACGTTCGAGGAGCTGCCCGCGTCGGAGGGCGGCTCGCTGGTGCGGAGAATGCACCATCCGCACGACTTCGCGGTCGATCCGCTGCCGAACCTCCTGTTCACGCGCGACTCGTCGGTGTGGATCGGCGATCGGGTCGCCATCTCGTCGCTGGCGATGCCCGCACGGAAACGGGAGACCGCGCTGGTGGACCTCGTCTACGCCTACCATCCCCGCTTCCGAGGGGCAGTCCGCGCCTACGGTGCGCATTCGGCTCCGGTCGAGGGCGGCGACGTGTTGCTGCTCGCGCCCGGTGTTCTGGCCGTGGGCGTGGGCGAGCGCACCACGCCGGCGGGTGCCGAGTCGCTGGCGCGGTCCGTGTTCGCCGACGACCTCGCGCACACGGTGCTGGCCGTGCCGATCGCCCAGGACCGCGCCACTATGCACCTCGACACGGTCTGCACGATGGTGGGACCGGACTCGGTGGTGATGTACCCGCTGGCGAGGGACTCCCTCATCGCCTACACGCTCACCCCCGACGAGGAGAAGGGCGTGCGCGTGGCCGGGCCCGCCCCGTTCCTGGAGGCGGCGGCCGAAGCGATGGGCATCGACCGGCTACACGTCATCGACACGGGCCTCGACCCGGTGACGGCCGAACGGGAGCAGTGGGACGACGGCAACAACACGCTCGCCCTCGCCCCCGGCGTCGTCATCGGCTACGAACGCAACATCGAGACCAACGAACGCCTGGAGGACGCGGGTATCGAGGTCGTGCGGATCGCGGGCTCCGAACTGGGTTCCGGCCGCGGCGGACCGCGGTGCATGTCCTGCCCCATCGCGCGTGAAACGGTCCCGGCAAGCGGTTAG
- the cydB gene encoding cytochrome d ubiquinol oxidase subunit II produces the protein MDLPTLWFCVIALFWLGYLFLEGFDFGVGMLLPVLGRDDTERRVMINTIGPVWDGNEVWLIVAAGATFAAFPAWYAGLFSAAYLPLLVLLLALIGRGVAFEYRGKVDSPRWRANWDRVIVLGSWIPPLAVGLILATTVFGLPLDSDGDRVGSVLEAVRWETVLGGVAVTAFSLVHGAVFLALKTEGELRHRARAFAVRFVPVALLPLFTLLLLVQWGEGITWTLVPLLLVPLAGLVALWRLLLGREGQAFAALGAVIAAAVVTLFGALYPDVLPSTLDVANSLTVENASSSPYTLQVMSWVALFGAPAVLVYQGWTYWVFRKRIGTDHIPKVHAPR, from the coding sequence ATGGACCTGCCCACCCTGTGGTTCTGCGTCATCGCCCTGTTCTGGCTCGGCTACCTCTTCCTGGAGGGGTTCGACTTCGGCGTCGGGATGCTGCTGCCGGTCCTCGGGCGTGACGACACCGAGCGCCGCGTCATGATCAACACGATCGGACCGGTCTGGGACGGCAACGAGGTGTGGCTCATCGTCGCCGCCGGAGCCACCTTCGCCGCGTTCCCCGCCTGGTACGCGGGGCTGTTCTCGGCCGCCTACCTGCCACTGCTCGTGCTGCTGCTCGCCCTCATCGGCCGTGGCGTGGCGTTCGAGTACCGCGGCAAGGTCGACTCCCCCCGCTGGCGGGCCAACTGGGACCGCGTCATCGTGCTCGGCTCGTGGATCCCGCCACTGGCCGTGGGGTTGATCCTGGCCACGACGGTGTTCGGACTGCCGCTCGACTCCGACGGCGACCGCGTCGGGTCGGTGCTGGAGGCCGTGCGCTGGGAGACGGTGCTGGGCGGGGTGGCCGTCACGGCGTTCTCACTCGTGCACGGTGCGGTCTTCCTCGCGCTGAAGACCGAGGGCGAGCTGCGGCACCGGGCTCGCGCGTTCGCCGTGCGGTTCGTGCCCGTAGCGCTGCTCCCGCTGTTCACGCTCCTGCTGCTCGTGCAGTGGGGTGAGGGCATCACCTGGACGCTGGTGCCGTTGCTGCTCGTTCCCCTCGCGGGCCTGGTCGCGCTGTGGCGGCTGCTGCTCGGCCGGGAGGGGCAGGCGTTCGCCGCGCTGGGTGCCGTGATCGCCGCGGCGGTCGTGACCCTGTTCGGCGCGCTCTACCCCGACGTGCTGCCGTCCACGCTGGACGTGGCGAACTCGCTCACCGTGGAGAACGCCTCGTCCAGCCCGTACACGTTGCAGGTCATGAGTTGGGTCGCGCTCTTCGGAGCGCCCGCCGTGCTGGTCTACCAGGGCTGGACGTACTGGGTCTTCCGCAAGCGCATCGGCACCGACCACATCCCGAAGGTCCACGCACCCCGATGA
- a CDS encoding TMEM165/GDT1 family protein translates to MSAALIAFVTAFALVMAVELPDKTFVATLVLTTRFPAKAVLAGVAGAFAVQALIAVGFGSVLTFLPDQLVSVVVGVLFGVGAAMLLREGFRTGDDDSHDASRGGAAPVTFRRAALTSFGVLFAAEWGDASQLATAGLVARSAQPLAVGLGSFAALVTVAALAVLLGRKIRTKLRPRLLQRIAGFVFAGLAVLAFGSAVLG, encoded by the coding sequence GTGTCTGCCGCGCTCATCGCATTCGTGACCGCTTTCGCACTGGTCATGGCCGTGGAGCTTCCCGACAAGACGTTCGTGGCGACGCTGGTCCTCACGACCCGCTTCCCCGCGAAGGCCGTTCTCGCCGGGGTGGCGGGCGCGTTCGCGGTGCAGGCACTGATCGCCGTCGGTTTCGGCAGTGTCCTGACCTTCCTGCCCGACCAGCTCGTTTCCGTGGTGGTCGGCGTGCTGTTCGGCGTCGGCGCGGCCATGCTGCTGCGGGAGGGCTTCCGCACCGGGGACGACGACTCCCACGACGCGTCCCGGGGCGGCGCCGCGCCCGTGACCTTCCGGCGCGCGGCCCTGACGTCGTTCGGCGTGCTCTTCGCCGCGGAGTGGGGCGACGCGTCCCAGCTCGCCACCGCGGGTCTCGTGGCCCGCTCGGCACAGCCGCTGGCCGTCGGCCTCGGCTCCTTCGCCGCACTCGTCACCGTCGCCGCGCTGGCCGTGCTGCTCGGCCGCAAGATCCGCACGAAGCTGCGGCCCCGGCTGCTGCAGCGCATAGCGGGTTTCGTCTTCGCCGGGCTGGCGGTGCTCGCCTTCGGCAGCGCGGTCCTCGGCTGA
- a CDS encoding BCCT family transporter, whose translation MTAKSDTEARVPPGSRRPWHATVAPRVFWPSAVIILAFVLAAVIAPDAMNNAISGIQEAVISTFSWYYMLIVSVFVVFSLWIGLSHYGDIKLGPDEEEPEFGLKSWFAMLFAAGMGIGLVFWGVAEPLNHYAGLPNRATGITQDEEGAQGAIVQTFLHWGLHPWAIYVVVGVAIAYAIHRKKRPVSIRYGLESLIGKRVNGWLGDVIDIAAIVGTLFGVATSLGLGVIQIGAGLDFLDVVSDPGNLTYVVLIGAITALAIFSVVTGVKRGIKWLSNFNMGLATVLLLAVLVLGPTLFIFKDLVLSIGEYLQNILRMSLNTTAYEGADGNEWQGWWTTFYWGWWISWAPFVGVFIARISRGRTVREFVAGVLLVPTAVTMLWFTVFGGTALHRELFGEGGLVGTDETGAATVDTEASLFSMLDGLPAGAALSVGALILIVLFFVTSADSGSLVVTMLATGGNIEPAKWNRVFWGLLEGAVAVALLLAGGLDAIKIVAILIALPFSVVMIGMCVSIWRDFRAERKAMLRAQRKLQREQLTEHVTNSLIDDGLVEPNGKDDGKKGEKVTTS comes from the coding sequence GTGACGGCGAAGTCCGATACTGAGGCCCGCGTGCCGCCTGGTTCGCGGCGACCGTGGCACGCCACGGTGGCGCCGCGGGTCTTCTGGCCATCGGCAGTGATCATCCTGGCTTTCGTGCTGGCGGCGGTCATCGCACCCGACGCGATGAACAACGCGATCAGCGGGATCCAGGAAGCGGTCATCAGCACGTTCAGCTGGTACTACATGCTGATCGTCTCGGTGTTCGTGGTCTTCTCGCTGTGGATCGGCTTGAGTCACTACGGTGACATCAAACTCGGCCCCGACGAGGAGGAACCCGAGTTCGGTCTGAAGTCGTGGTTCGCCATGCTGTTCGCGGCCGGTATGGGCATCGGCCTGGTGTTCTGGGGCGTGGCCGAGCCGCTCAACCACTACGCGGGGCTGCCCAACCGCGCTACGGGCATCACGCAGGACGAGGAGGGTGCACAGGGCGCGATCGTGCAGACGTTCCTGCACTGGGGCCTGCACCCGTGGGCGATCTACGTGGTCGTGGGTGTGGCCATCGCGTACGCCATCCACCGCAAGAAGCGCCCCGTGTCCATCCGCTACGGACTGGAGTCGCTGATCGGCAAGCGCGTCAACGGCTGGCTCGGTGACGTCATCGACATCGCCGCCATCGTCGGCACGCTGTTCGGTGTCGCGACCTCCCTCGGTCTGGGCGTCATCCAGATCGGTGCCGGGCTCGACTTCCTCGACGTGGTGTCCGACCCCGGCAACCTGACCTACGTGGTGCTGATCGGTGCGATCACGGCGCTGGCGATCTTCTCGGTCGTCACCGGCGTGAAGCGGGGCATCAAGTGGCTGTCCAACTTCAACATGGGACTGGCCACCGTTCTCCTGCTCGCCGTCCTGGTGCTCGGCCCGACGCTGTTCATCTTCAAGGACCTCGTGCTGTCGATCGGCGAGTACCTGCAGAACATCCTGCGGATGAGCCTCAACACCACCGCGTACGAGGGCGCCGACGGCAACGAGTGGCAGGGCTGGTGGACGACGTTCTACTGGGGCTGGTGGATCTCGTGGGCGCCCTTCGTCGGCGTGTTCATCGCGCGCATCTCGCGCGGCCGTACGGTGCGCGAGTTCGTCGCGGGTGTGCTGCTGGTGCCCACGGCGGTCACGATGCTGTGGTTCACCGTGTTCGGCGGCACCGCGCTGCACCGGGAGCTCTTCGGTGAAGGTGGCCTCGTCGGCACGGACGAGACCGGCGCCGCCACGGTGGACACGGAGGCGTCGCTGTTCAGCATGCTCGACGGTCTGCCCGCGGGGGCCGCGCTGTCGGTGGGCGCGCTGATCCTCATCGTGCTCTTCTTCGTCACGTCGGCGGACTCCGGCTCGCTCGTGGTGACCATGCTCGCCACCGGTGGGAACATCGAGCCCGCGAAGTGGAACCGCGTGTTCTGGGGTCTGCTGGAAGGTGCCGTCGCCGTCGCGCTGCTGTTGGCGGGCGGTCTCGACGCGATCAAGATCGTGGCGATCCTCATCGCGTTGCCGTTCAGCGTCGTGATGATCGGCATGTGCGTGTCGATCTGGCGCGACTTCCGGGCCGAACGCAAGGCGATGCTGCGAGCTCAGCGCAAGCTGCAACGCGAACAGCTCACCGAACACGTCACGAACAGCCTGATCGACGACGGCCTCGTCGAACCGAACGGCAAGGATGACGGGAAGAAGGGCGAGAAGGTCACGACGTCCTGA
- a CDS encoding CPBP family intramembrane glutamic endopeptidase → MAIRARDWISPQPPASPERVVDPRERRMLVVELVLVFSITLGLSGVRSGLSLLDALLRPEPLSRQQVAINVSRAELGLIDLLKQLLGVVQLVGWGALGLYLLWRTGIRLSRIGLDRERPGRDTVWAVALAAGIGIPGLAFYFVAWKLGFNLAVQPSTLDEAWWRPFVLTLSAFGNSFAEEVLVVGYLLTRLRQLGLSENASLLLSSVLRGSYHLYQGLGGFVGNVVMGLVYGRVWQRTNRLWPLVVAHLLLDVVAFVGYAVLRDHVTWLP, encoded by the coding sequence GTGGCCATTCGAGCGCGTGATTGGATCAGCCCACAGCCTCCGGCGTCGCCTGAGCGCGTCGTCGACCCGCGCGAGCGCCGCATGCTCGTGGTGGAGCTCGTGCTCGTTTTCTCGATCACGCTGGGTCTTTCGGGCGTGCGCAGCGGGTTGTCCCTTCTGGATGCTCTGTTACGTCCGGAACCTCTTTCGCGGCAACAGGTCGCCATCAACGTCTCCCGAGCGGAACTCGGCCTCATCGACCTGCTCAAGCAACTGCTCGGTGTCGTGCAGCTCGTCGGCTGGGGAGCGCTCGGGCTCTACCTGTTGTGGCGTACGGGAATCCGGTTGTCCCGCATCGGCCTCGACCGGGAAAGGCCCGGCAGGGACACGGTGTGGGCGGTCGCGTTGGCGGCCGGGATCGGGATTCCGGGTCTGGCTTTCTACTTCGTGGCGTGGAAGCTCGGGTTCAACCTCGCCGTGCAGCCATCCACTTTGGACGAAGCATGGTGGCGCCCCTTCGTGTTGACCCTCTCGGCGTTCGGCAACTCGTTCGCCGAAGAGGTGCTCGTGGTCGGCTACCTGCTCACGCGGTTGCGGCAACTCGGGCTCTCCGAGAACGCCTCCCTGCTGCTGTCGTCGGTGCTGCGCGGCTCGTACCACCTCTACCAGGGGCTCGGCGGGTTCGTCGGCAATGTCGTGATGGGGCTCGTCTACGGCAGGGTCTGGCAGCGGACGAACCGGTTGTGGCCACTGGTCGTGGCACACCTGCTACTGGACGTGGTGGCCTTCGTCGGCTACGCGGTGCTGCGCGACCACGTCACCTGGCTGCCGTGA
- a CDS encoding IclR family transcriptional regulator, with translation MTRESSLTLDRGLALLQAVADAEGASATVTDLARVVGTSRAAVYRLLVPLTERGLVWREGSRVRLGAGVLRLAEQMLPQLRASARPVLRALADGVGATAHLSVAEGDQVHVVAVAEPTLTTFHVAYRLGSRHAASRGAVGKALSLRPRGRGWAAATGDPQPGVHGVAAPVRGIVGVRAALGVVSLVALDNATVGARLVEAASTLAEALRD, from the coding sequence GTGACGCGGGAGAGCTCGCTGACGCTGGATCGCGGGCTCGCTTTGTTACAGGCCGTGGCGGACGCCGAAGGAGCCTCCGCCACGGTGACCGACCTCGCCAGGGTCGTCGGCACGAGCAGAGCGGCCGTGTACCGCCTGCTGGTGCCGCTCACCGAGCGCGGGCTCGTGTGGCGGGAGGGCAGCCGGGTCCGCCTCGGCGCGGGGGTGTTGCGCCTGGCCGAACAGATGCTGCCGCAACTCCGGGCGTCCGCGCGCCCGGTGCTGCGTGCGCTGGCCGACGGCGTCGGCGCGACAGCTCACCTGTCGGTGGCCGAGGGTGACCAGGTCCACGTCGTGGCGGTGGCGGAGCCGACGTTGACGACGTTCCACGTGGCGTACCGCCTGGGGAGCAGGCACGCCGCGTCGCGGGGTGCCGTGGGGAAGGCGTTGAGTCTGCGACCGAGGGGCCGGGGCTGGGCGGCCGCGACGGGGGACCCGCAGCCGGGCGTTCACGGTGTCGCCGCCCCGGTGCGGGGCATCGTCGGGGTCAGAGCGGCACTGGGCGTGGTGTCGCTGGTGGCGCTGGACAACGCGACGGTCGGAGCGCGGCTCGTCGAGGCGGCGAGCACACTGGCCGAGGCCCTGCGCGACTGA
- a CDS encoding cytochrome ubiquinol oxidase subunit I: MEVLDLARWQFGITTVYHFLMVPLTIGLSILVAGMQTAWVRKGDERYYRMTRFWGKLLLVNFAMGVVTGIVQEFQFGMNWSAYSRFVGDVFGAPLAMEGLVAFFVESTFLGLWIFGWDRLPKRVHLACAWAFSLATVASAYFILAANSWMQHPVGAEFVDGRPTMTSIWAVLTNSTALAAIPHTIAGAFAVAAAFLVGIACWHLWRKRNTDDLDRPVWRSSVKLGAWTGAVAFAVLAITGDFQGKLMFEQQPMKMAAAEALCHTEQPASFSIVAVGDVADADCDSVKTFNVPALLSFLAHGDFTTEVKGIDELVGEYQERYGTHYPNDPALGELAGKPVDYVPSLPVTYWGFRIMIGFGALGAAIGMAALWLTRGGRIPESRWFPRLALAGIALPFIANSAGWIFTEMGRQPFVVVPNPTGVDGVWMYTATAVSDLTTGEVWTSLLALTSVYAVLAAVEVFLIVRYVRGGVEAVLPPESDPDDKQGSGDALAFAY; this comes from the coding sequence GTGGAAGTCCTCGACCTCGCTCGCTGGCAGTTCGGTATCACCACCGTCTACCACTTCCTTATGGTGCCGCTCACCATCGGCCTGTCCATCCTCGTCGCCGGTATGCAGACGGCGTGGGTGCGGAAGGGTGACGAGCGTTACTACCGGATGACCAGGTTCTGGGGAAAGCTCCTGCTCGTCAACTTCGCCATGGGTGTGGTGACGGGCATAGTCCAGGAATTCCAGTTCGGGATGAACTGGAGTGCCTACTCGCGGTTCGTCGGTGACGTGTTCGGGGCGCCGCTGGCCATGGAGGGCCTGGTCGCGTTCTTCGTCGAGTCGACGTTCCTCGGACTGTGGATCTTCGGCTGGGACCGGTTGCCCAAGCGCGTGCACCTGGCGTGTGCCTGGGCGTTCTCGCTGGCCACCGTCGCGTCGGCCTACTTCATCCTGGCCGCCAACTCCTGGATGCAGCACCCCGTGGGCGCCGAGTTCGTGGACGGCAGGCCCACGATGACCTCGATCTGGGCGGTGTTGACGAACTCGACCGCGCTCGCCGCGATCCCGCACACGATCGCCGGGGCGTTCGCCGTCGCCGCGGCGTTCCTCGTGGGTATCGCGTGCTGGCACCTGTGGCGCAAGCGGAACACGGACGATCTGGACCGCCCGGTCTGGCGTTCGTCGGTGAAGCTCGGCGCCTGGACCGGCGCGGTGGCGTTCGCCGTGCTCGCGATCACCGGCGACTTCCAGGGCAAGCTGATGTTCGAGCAGCAGCCGATGAAGATGGCCGCCGCCGAGGCGCTGTGCCACACCGAGCAGCCCGCGAGCTTCTCGATCGTCGCGGTCGGCGACGTGGCCGACGCCGACTGCGACAGCGTGAAGACGTTCAACGTCCCGGCTCTGCTGTCGTTCCTGGCGCACGGTGACTTCACCACCGAGGTGAAGGGCATCGACGAGCTGGTCGGCGAGTACCAGGAGCGCTACGGCACGCACTACCCGAACGACCCGGCGCTCGGGGAGCTCGCGGGCAAACCCGTCGACTACGTCCCGAGTCTGCCGGTGACGTACTGGGGCTTCCGGATCATGATCGGCTTCGGTGCGCTGGGTGCCGCGATCGGCATGGCGGCGCTGTGGCTGACGCGGGGCGGCCGTATTCCGGAGTCGCGGTGGTTCCCCCGGCTGGCGCTGGCCGGGATCGCGTTGCCGTTCATCGCCAACAGCGCCGGCTGGATCTTCACTGAGATGGGCAGGCAGCCGTTCGTGGTGGTGCCGAACCCGACGGGCGTGGACGGCGTGTGGATGTACACGGCCACGGCGGTTTCGGACCTGACCACCGGCGAGGTGTGGACATCGCTGCTCGCGCTGACCTCGGTGTACGCGGTGCTCGCGGCGGTGGAGGTGTTCCTGATCGTGCGCTACGTGCGGGGTGGCGTCGAGGCGGTACTGCCGCCGGAGAGCGATCCGGACGACAAGCAGGGCTCGGGCGACGCGCTGGCCTTCGCGTACTGA
- a CDS encoding DUF2470 domain-containing protein: MSEPATRMPPTPRPAERAKTIAVRGGPAHLLLAVGHDARTEPTPPVLWHLHAGHDVSIVLPTDDPLASGLHGDANAELAVTLEVTDEAPVDLRQPVRGLLWLTGWLRGLDDHTARSRAVTIADASTEPEPRLLDVGHGLSLLRFTPASVVVADSEGTHSLSPITFDAAMPDPLHDYEGRWLRHLEHDHVDIVTRLSRLLPPELREGRVRPLGLDRYGLRLRVELPDDDHDVRLAFTRSVENPPQLAVELRKLVGCPFLHRRDVQSPGVDGEA; encoded by the coding sequence GTGAGCGAACCCGCCACTCGCATGCCGCCGACGCCCCGCCCCGCCGAACGGGCCAAGACCATTGCCGTGCGCGGCGGTCCGGCACACCTACTCCTCGCCGTCGGCCACGACGCGCGAACCGAACCGACACCGCCCGTGCTCTGGCACCTGCACGCGGGACACGACGTCAGCATCGTGCTGCCCACCGACGACCCGCTCGCCTCGGGCCTGCACGGCGACGCGAACGCCGAACTCGCCGTCACCCTCGAGGTCACCGACGAAGCCCCGGTCGACCTGCGCCAGCCCGTCCGCGGCCTGCTGTGGCTCACCGGGTGGCTGCGCGGCCTCGACGACCACACCGCCCGTTCCCGCGCGGTCACCATCGCCGACGCCTCGACCGAACCCGAGCCCCGGCTGCTCGACGTGGGACACGGCCTTTCGCTGCTGCGGTTCACCCCCGCCTCGGTGGTCGTGGCCGACAGTGAGGGCACGCACTCACTGTCACCGATCACCTTCGACGCCGCGATGCCCGACCCACTGCACGACTACGAGGGCCGGTGGCTGCGGCACCTGGAGCACGACCACGTCGACATCGTCACCCGCCTGTCGCGACTGCTGCCGCCCGAACTCCGGGAAGGCCGCGTGCGGCCGCTGGGGCTCGACCGCTACGGTCTCCGCCTGCGCGTGGAGCTGCCCGACGACGACCACGACGTGCGGTTGGCGTTCACCCGCTCCGTGGAGAACCCGCCGCAGCTCGCCGTCGAACTGCGCAAGCTCGTCGGCTGCCCGTTCCTCCACCGTCGCGACGTCCAGAGCCCCGGCGTGGACGGCGAGGCCTGA